In one Umezawaea sp. Da 62-37 genomic region, the following are encoded:
- the dapA gene encoding 4-hydroxy-tetrahydrodipicolinate synthase — MTDSPHLLFGSNLVAAVTPMRPDGTLDDPALTDLVDHLLATGCDGVVVAGTTGESPTLTGAETTRLIRAAVDQVAGRAKVIAGVGTNDTASSVRRAREAEAAGADALLLVCPYYSRPTQAGVLAHCTAVADATALPVMLYDVPARTGLAFAEATLVELAEHPRIRAVKDAKGDLFEAMSVMARTSLAYYCGIDELNLPYLASGATGVVSVVGNIAADRNAELIRAVRHGDLDAARAVQTSLIPLVDAVMRTSSGAIMAKAALVELGIIPHATVRLPLLESPPSDLRRLTDALATTAVPA, encoded by the coding sequence ATGACCGACTCGCCGCACCTGCTCTTCGGCTCCAACCTCGTCGCCGCGGTCACCCCGATGCGCCCCGACGGCACGCTCGACGACCCGGCGCTCACCGACCTCGTCGACCACCTGCTGGCCACCGGCTGCGACGGCGTCGTCGTCGCCGGGACCACCGGTGAGTCGCCGACCCTGACCGGGGCCGAGACCACCCGGCTCATCCGCGCCGCGGTGGACCAGGTGGCCGGCCGCGCCAAGGTGATCGCCGGCGTCGGCACCAACGACACGGCGTCCAGCGTCCGCCGGGCCCGCGAGGCCGAGGCGGCCGGAGCGGACGCGCTGCTGCTCGTCTGCCCGTACTACTCCAGGCCGACCCAGGCGGGGGTCTTGGCCCACTGCACGGCGGTCGCCGACGCCACCGCGCTGCCCGTGATGCTCTACGACGTCCCCGCGCGCACCGGTCTCGCCTTCGCGGAGGCCACGCTGGTCGAACTCGCCGAGCACCCCCGGATCCGGGCGGTCAAGGACGCCAAGGGCGACCTGTTCGAGGCGATGTCCGTCATGGCCCGCACGTCGCTGGCCTACTACTGCGGCATCGACGAGCTGAACCTGCCCTACCTCGCCTCCGGCGCCACCGGCGTGGTCAGCGTCGTGGGCAACATCGCGGCCGACCGCAACGCCGAACTCATCCGCGCGGTCCGCCACGGCGACCTCGACGCGGCGCGGGCCGTCCAGACCTCGCTGATCCCGTTGGTGGACGCCGTCATGCGCACCTCCTCGGGCGCCATCATGGCCAAGGCCGCGCTGGTCGAACTGGGGATCATCCCGCACGCGACCGTGCGCCTCCCGCTGCTCGAGTCCCCGCCGTCCGACCTCCGGCGGCTGACCGACGCCCTGGCCACCACCGCCGTGCCCGCCTGA
- a CDS encoding LysE/ArgO family amino acid transporter translates to MGSALAGFGFCFALIVAIGAQNAFVLRQGLRREHVLPVVVTCVVADAALVAAGIAGLGAVLTSAPAALAAVRWGGAAFLLGYALLAARRAFRPSSLTPLDLPPATLRATMLACLAMTFLNPHVYLDTVLLMGAVAHDDPSPWVFGAGATAASALWFTGLGLGARKLAPVLSRPAAWRFVDGSIAVVMTAIGVSLAMG, encoded by the coding sequence ATGGGTTCCGCTCTCGCCGGTTTCGGCTTCTGCTTCGCTTTGATCGTCGCCATCGGGGCGCAGAACGCCTTCGTGCTGCGCCAAGGCCTCCGCCGCGAACACGTGCTGCCGGTCGTGGTCACCTGCGTGGTGGCCGACGCGGCGCTGGTGGCCGCGGGCATCGCCGGGCTCGGCGCCGTCCTGACGTCCGCGCCCGCCGCGCTGGCGGCCGTGCGCTGGGGCGGTGCCGCGTTCCTGCTCGGCTACGCCCTCCTGGCCGCGCGCCGGGCCTTCCGCCCGAGTTCGCTCACGCCGCTGGACCTCCCGCCCGCCACGTTGCGGGCGACCATGCTGGCGTGCCTGGCGATGACCTTCCTCAACCCGCACGTGTACCTGGACACGGTGCTGCTGATGGGGGCCGTCGCCCACGACGACCCAAGCCCCTGGGTGTTCGGCGCGGGGGCGACGGCGGCGAGCGCCCTGTGGTTCACCGGCCTGGGCCTTGGCGCCCGCAAACTCGCCCCGGTCCTGTCGCGCCCGGCCGCGTGGCGGTTCGTGGACGGCTCGATCGCCGTCGTGATGACGGCGATCGGCGTGTCCCTGGCGATGGGGTGA
- a CDS encoding LysR substrate-binding domain-containing protein, whose product MIDVGTLRALRSVAALGTLARAADELGFTASAVSQQIKRLERQLGVPVLAQAGRGVVLTPAGQAIVDSAHEVFQALERCAQAARSVSEGAPRGVLRVVAFSTAIRGLLAPAVVSLSARHPDLRVEITEQDPDQALHRVDAGTADLALVHDADGLPVLPPSSLTRRHVHTDVGDVVVDRAHPLARLDRPLTGADLAGHAWVTSPPGTVCHQWFRRLVADLPEEPDVRHLVDDFATQLSLVATGGVLALIPRLARPPLGEGLVSRPLRRRPTREVHAAWRRSADASPALRAVLAELAPEERDPAPDPR is encoded by the coding sequence ATGATTGATGTCGGAACGCTGCGGGCACTGCGATCGGTGGCCGCCCTCGGGACGCTGGCGCGGGCGGCCGACGAACTCGGGTTCACGGCCTCGGCGGTGTCGCAGCAGATCAAGAGGCTCGAACGGCAACTCGGCGTGCCCGTGCTCGCGCAGGCGGGGCGCGGTGTCGTGCTCACGCCCGCCGGGCAGGCCATCGTCGACTCGGCGCACGAGGTGTTCCAGGCCCTGGAGCGCTGCGCCCAGGCGGCCCGGTCGGTGTCGGAGGGCGCGCCGCGCGGTGTGCTGCGGGTGGTCGCGTTCTCGACCGCCATCCGCGGCCTGCTCGCACCCGCGGTCGTGAGCCTGTCCGCGCGCCACCCCGACCTGCGCGTGGAGATCACCGAGCAGGACCCCGACCAGGCGCTCCACCGCGTCGACGCCGGCACGGCTGACCTGGCCCTCGTCCACGACGCCGACGGACTGCCGGTCCTGCCGCCGTCGTCGCTCACCCGGCGGCATGTGCACACCGACGTCGGCGACGTGGTGGTGGACCGGGCTCACCCGCTCGCCCGGCTCGACCGGCCGTTGACCGGCGCCGACCTCGCGGGCCACGCCTGGGTGACCAGCCCGCCGGGCACAGTGTGCCACCAGTGGTTCCGGCGGCTGGTCGCGGACCTGCCCGAGGAGCCGGACGTGCGCCACCTGGTCGACGACTTCGCCACCCAGCTGTCGCTGGTCGCCACCGGCGGAGTCCTCGCCCTGATCCCCCGCCTCGCCCGCCCGCCGCTGGGCGAGGGACTGGTTTCCCGACCGCTGCGCCGCAGGCCGACCCGCGAGGTGCACGCGGCGTGGCGCCGCAGCGCCGACGCCAGTCCGGCGCTCCGCGCGGTGCTCGCCGAACTCGCCCCCGAGGAGCGCGACCCGGCGCCGGACCCCCGCTGA
- a CDS encoding TIGR01777 family oxidoreductase, which translates to MEHDARKITVSGASGLIGAHLVARLRERGDEVSVLSRSANPDLSTWQWDPLDGPAPAEALAGRDAVVHLAGEPIGQRLTDEVKDRVRRSRVVGTRNLVEGLRAIPEADRPKVLVSSSGVAYYGPRGDEEITESTPAGDTFLARVSAEWEQEAARAADFGVRVVRMRTGVVLDASGGTLKSLLATYRAGMGGPIAGGAFAVPWIHVDDIVGLYVKAVDDASWSGAYNGTAPEPVTQKEFSKALGRALRRPAVLPTPGFALKVMLGEMADMVTTGQRAVPRRALDGGYTYAHPDLDAALADALR; encoded by the coding sequence GTGGAGCACGACGCCAGGAAGATCACCGTCTCGGGTGCGTCCGGTCTGATCGGCGCTCACCTCGTCGCCCGCCTGCGCGAGCGCGGTGACGAGGTGAGCGTCCTGTCCCGGTCCGCGAACCCCGACTTGTCGACGTGGCAGTGGGATCCGCTCGACGGACCCGCCCCGGCCGAGGCGCTCGCCGGCCGGGACGCCGTCGTCCACCTCGCGGGCGAACCCATCGGCCAGCGGCTGACCGACGAGGTCAAGGACCGGGTCCGGCGGTCGCGGGTGGTCGGCACCCGGAACCTGGTCGAGGGCCTGCGGGCGATCCCCGAAGCGGACCGGCCAAAGGTGCTCGTCTCCAGCTCGGGCGTCGCCTACTACGGGCCCCGCGGCGACGAGGAGATCACGGAGTCGACGCCCGCCGGGGACACGTTCCTGGCCAGGGTCTCCGCCGAGTGGGAGCAGGAGGCCGCCAGGGCCGCCGACTTCGGCGTGCGGGTGGTGCGGATGCGCACCGGCGTGGTCCTGGACGCCTCGGGCGGGACCTTGAAGTCCTTGCTGGCCACGTACCGGGCGGGCATGGGCGGGCCGATCGCGGGCGGCGCGTTCGCGGTGCCGTGGATCCACGTCGACGACATCGTCGGGCTGTACGTGAAGGCGGTGGACGACGCGTCGTGGAGCGGCGCCTACAACGGCACCGCGCCGGAACCGGTGACCCAGAAGGAGTTCTCGAAGGCGCTCGGCCGGGCGCTGCGCAGGCCCGCGGTCCTGCCCACGCCGGGGTTCGCGCTGAAGGTGATGCTGGGCGAGATGGCCGACATGGTGACCACTGGTCAACGCGCCGTGCCACGCCGGGCGCTCGACGGCGGGTACACCTACGCGCACCCGGACCTGGACGCGGCACTGGCGGACGCGCTGCGCTAG
- a CDS encoding LysR family transcriptional regulator ArgP gives MPLDPVQLATFQAVVDHGSFDAAARVLHVTPSAVSQRIKALEQVVGQVLVRRTRPCEPTDAGRPLVRLGGQVALLEREALAAARGALGGQARTRVAVVVNADSLANWFLPVLADLPDVVFELHTDDEGHTAELLRAGAVVAAVTSERTAVQGCRVTRLGAMRYLAVAAPGCHARWFADRDPADAFAAAPVVCFNRKDAVQRRFARSMTDRDTDPPTHYVPASDSLTEAIRLGLGWGLVPEAAVRQDLADGRLVALAPGRHLDVPLHWQCWRLESTVLSALTAAVRKAAAGALR, from the coding sequence ATGCCACTCGATCCGGTGCAGCTCGCGACGTTCCAGGCCGTCGTCGACCACGGCAGCTTCGACGCCGCGGCGCGGGTGCTGCACGTGACGCCCTCGGCGGTGAGCCAGCGGATCAAGGCGTTGGAGCAGGTCGTCGGCCAGGTGCTGGTCCGCCGCACACGGCCGTGCGAGCCCACCGACGCGGGCAGGCCGCTGGTGCGGCTCGGCGGCCAGGTCGCCCTGCTCGAACGCGAAGCGCTCGCCGCCGCCCGCGGGGCCCTGGGCGGACAGGCCCGCACCCGCGTCGCCGTCGTCGTCAACGCGGACTCGCTCGCGAACTGGTTCCTGCCCGTCCTCGCGGACCTGCCCGACGTGGTGTTCGAACTGCACACCGACGACGAGGGCCACACCGCGGAACTGCTGCGCGCGGGCGCCGTCGTGGCCGCCGTCACCTCCGAGCGCACCGCCGTCCAGGGCTGCCGGGTCACCAGGCTCGGCGCCATGCGCTACCTCGCCGTCGCCGCACCCGGCTGCCACGCCCGGTGGTTCGCCGACCGCGACCCGGCCGACGCGTTCGCCGCCGCGCCCGTGGTCTGCTTCAACCGCAAGGACGCCGTCCAACGCCGCTTCGCCCGCTCGATGACCGACCGCGACACCGACCCGCCCACCCACTACGTGCCCGCGTCGGACAGCCTGACCGAGGCGATCCGCCTCGGCCTCGGCTGGGGCCTGGTGCCCGAGGCCGCCGTCCGCCAGGACCTCGCCGACGGCCGCCTGGTCGCCCTGGCGCCCGGCCGCCACCTGGACGTGCCGCTGCACTGGCAGTGCTGGCGCCTGGAGTCCACGGTGCTGTCGGCGTTGACCGCCGCGGTCCGGAAGGCCGCCGCGGGCGCTTTGCGGTAG
- a CDS encoding ergot alkaloid biosynthesis protein: MSEVLVIGATGTTGSRVAAFLREHGTTPRPATRTPRSAGQVRFDWADRETHAPALRRVSAVYLVAPVGVVDPVPLVEPFLQEALRQDVRRVVLLSSSAMPEGVPPLGALHGLVAATMPEWAVLRPSWFMQNFTGDHPAAAGARAGGIVSATGGAKVAFVDAGDIAAVAGRALTDDVPHNTAHLLTGPTALSYADVAGIVSRRLGTPVRHRSLSTDELVRHLVEHGGMTAGFAGFLAALDEDVRGGSEDRVTDTVERVTGRPARSFQEFADTEIMPAKLSTHI; this comes from the coding sequence ATGTCTGAGGTCCTCGTCATCGGCGCGACCGGCACGACCGGGTCGCGGGTCGCCGCGTTCCTGCGCGAGCACGGCACCACACCCCGACCCGCCACGCGCACACCCCGGTCCGCCGGGCAGGTGCGGTTCGACTGGGCCGACCGGGAGACCCACGCGCCCGCGTTGCGGCGGGTCTCGGCCGTCTACCTGGTCGCGCCCGTCGGGGTGGTCGACCCGGTGCCGCTGGTGGAGCCGTTCTTGCAGGAGGCGCTGCGCCAGGACGTCCGCCGGGTCGTGCTGCTCAGCTCGTCGGCGATGCCCGAGGGCGTGCCGCCGCTGGGCGCGCTGCACGGCCTCGTCGCCGCGACGATGCCGGAGTGGGCGGTGCTGCGGCCGTCGTGGTTCATGCAGAACTTCACCGGCGACCACCCGGCGGCGGCGGGCGCGCGGGCGGGCGGGATCGTCAGCGCGACGGGTGGGGCGAAGGTCGCCTTCGTGGACGCGGGCGACATCGCCGCCGTCGCCGGGCGCGCGTTGACCGACGACGTCCCGCACAACACCGCCCACCTGCTCACCGGGCCGACGGCGCTGAGCTACGCCGACGTCGCCGGGATCGTGTCGCGGCGGCTGGGCACGCCGGTGCGGCACCGGTCGCTGTCCACCGACGAGCTCGTGCGCCACCTGGTGGAGCACGGCGGCATGACCGCCGGGTTCGCCGGGTTCCTCGCCGCGCTCGACGAGGACGTCCGCGGCGGATCGGAGGACCGCGTCACCGACACCGTCGAGCGGGTCACCGGGCGTCCGGCCAGGAGCTTCCAGGAGTTCGCGGACACCGAGATCATGCCCGCAAAACTTTCGACACATATCTGA
- a CDS encoding TetR/AcrR family transcriptional regulator, giving the protein MTRRAPTGAAVLQPATTMAITQAVLREWAELGFARLSMESVAKRAGVGKSALYRRWPSKQEMAMAVLADHVVPLAVVPDTGSLRGDVRKSLDALTEWMTDPLLSRILPDLVAEMARNPELAAFTDTVIGTPRRELARAKLLRAVDRGELRPDVDLELALDLLAASLYWRLSVRAADLEPGYHDKLTDLVMRAIGV; this is encoded by the coding sequence ATGACCCGTCGCGCACCCACCGGAGCGGCCGTGCTGCAACCGGCCACCACCATGGCGATCACGCAGGCCGTGCTGCGGGAGTGGGCCGAACTGGGCTTCGCGCGGCTGTCGATGGAGTCCGTCGCCAAACGGGCGGGCGTCGGCAAGAGCGCGCTCTACCGCCGGTGGCCGTCCAAGCAGGAGATGGCGATGGCGGTGCTCGCCGACCACGTCGTGCCGCTCGCCGTCGTCCCCGACACCGGCTCCCTGCGGGGCGACGTGCGCAAGTCGCTCGACGCGCTGACCGAGTGGATGACCGACCCCCTGCTGTCCCGGATCCTGCCCGACCTCGTCGCCGAGATGGCCCGCAACCCGGAACTGGCCGCGTTCACCGACACCGTGATCGGCACACCCCGCCGCGAACTGGCCAGGGCCAAGCTCCTGCGCGCGGTCGACCGCGGCGAACTGCGCCCCGACGTCGACCTGGAACTGGCGCTCGACCTCCTCGCCGCCTCGCTGTACTGGCGCCTGAGCGTCCGCGCCGCCGACCTGGAACCGGGTTACCACGACAAGCTGACCGACCTGGTGATGCGCGCGATCGGGGTCTAA
- a CDS encoding STAS domain-containing protein — protein sequence MTGRFTATARPTPTGVVLRFAGELDAAAAPEARRVIVGLVLERGQHLVLDLSGLAFCDSSGISALLAARNTAIAADAGIALVAVPPGLARTFALIGLAEAFATYPTVEDADSAWTARS from the coding sequence GTGACCGGACGCTTCACCGCGACCGCGCGACCGACCCCCACCGGCGTCGTGCTGCGGTTCGCGGGGGAACTCGACGCCGCCGCGGCGCCCGAGGCCCGCCGGGTGATCGTCGGCCTGGTCCTGGAACGGGGGCAGCACCTGGTCCTCGACCTGTCCGGACTCGCGTTCTGCGACTCCAGCGGCATCTCCGCCCTGCTCGCGGCCCGCAACACCGCCATCGCCGCCGACGCTGGTATCGCCCTGGTCGCCGTGCCCCCCGGCCTGGCGCGCACCTTCGCGCTCATCGGCCTGGCCGAGGCCTTCGCCACCTACCCCACCGTCGAGGACGCCGACTCGGCCTGGACCGCCCGGTCCTGA
- a CDS encoding nuclear transport factor 2 family protein: MNPTELVDHALDLLLRKDMKSFAGLFAEDGVLEFPFAAPGAPQRVDGRAAIEEYLRGYPDMLDVREVAEKVVHRTEDPEVVIVEMAVDGVVVATATPYRMRYIAVLTVRDGEVRRYRDYWSPAAAAEIMGGATTFAGGSDV, encoded by the coding sequence ATGAACCCCACCGAACTCGTCGACCACGCGCTGGACCTGCTGCTGCGCAAGGACATGAAGTCGTTCGCTGGCCTGTTCGCGGAGGACGGCGTCCTGGAGTTCCCGTTCGCCGCACCCGGCGCCCCGCAGCGGGTGGACGGCCGCGCCGCGATCGAGGAGTACCTGCGCGGCTACCCGGACATGCTGGACGTCCGCGAGGTCGCCGAGAAGGTCGTGCACCGGACCGAGGACCCCGAGGTCGTGATCGTCGAGATGGCGGTCGACGGGGTCGTGGTCGCCACCGCGACGCCGTACCGGATGCGCTACATCGCGGTGCTGACCGTGCGGGACGGCGAGGTCCGGCGCTACCGCGACTACTGGAGCCCGGCCGCCGCGGCGGAGATCATGGGCGGCGCCACCACGTTCGCGGGCGGCTCGGATGTCTGA
- a CDS encoding SpoIIE family protein phosphatase, with amino-acid sequence MCETGDDLTGGTEESAGPDPAFSALLEDSAEDLYENAPCGYLSTLMDGTIAKVNATLLRWLDYRHDDLVGRRRFADLLTVGGRIYHETHIAPSLSMHGEIGGLALELRAADGTRLPVLVTSAVKSGPDGTAQLIRTTVFDARDRRAYEQELLRARREADLERERVQKLATTLQRTLVPPTLPAVPGMEVAAYYHPASTDEVGGDFYDLFPLAGGMWGFFLGDVSGKGAAAAAVTSLARYTLRAAAVSHTEPIAVLNILNTVLNHEYHGVDPRFCTVVYGVLTPDADGCAISMATGGHPPAAVMRADGGAEFLDLPGGQLVGALPEARFVDIRVRMGPGDTLLLYSDGLTEARTRGRVRHSEEELLEFLGTIGPTTAPDAVTAVTALLAGFGDGVDDDTALLCLSIPAGDRP; translated from the coding sequence ATGTGCGAGACCGGTGACGACCTCACCGGCGGCACGGAGGAGAGCGCCGGACCGGACCCGGCCTTCTCCGCCCTGCTGGAGGACAGCGCCGAGGACCTGTACGAGAACGCCCCGTGCGGCTACCTGTCCACGTTGATGGACGGCACCATCGCCAAGGTCAACGCCACCCTGCTCCGCTGGCTCGACTACCGGCACGACGACCTGGTCGGACGGCGGCGGTTCGCCGACCTGCTGACCGTGGGCGGGCGGATCTACCACGAGACGCACATCGCGCCCTCGTTGAGCATGCACGGCGAGATCGGCGGGCTCGCGCTGGAACTGCGCGCGGCCGACGGGACCCGGCTGCCCGTGCTGGTGACCTCCGCGGTCAAGTCGGGCCCGGACGGCACGGCGCAGCTGATCCGCACCACGGTCTTCGACGCCCGCGACCGCCGCGCCTACGAGCAGGAGCTGCTGCGGGCCCGCCGGGAGGCCGACCTCGAACGGGAGCGGGTCCAGAAGCTGGCCACGACCCTCCAGCGCACCCTGGTGCCCCCGACCCTGCCCGCGGTGCCGGGGATGGAGGTCGCGGCCTACTACCACCCCGCCTCGACCGACGAGGTCGGCGGCGACTTCTACGACCTGTTCCCGCTGGCCGGCGGCATGTGGGGGTTCTTCCTCGGCGACGTGTCCGGCAAGGGCGCCGCGGCCGCCGCCGTCACCTCGCTGGCCCGCTACACGCTGCGCGCGGCCGCCGTCTCGCACACCGAGCCGATCGCGGTGCTGAACATCCTCAACACCGTCCTCAACCACGAGTACCACGGCGTCGACCCGCGCTTCTGCACGGTCGTCTACGGCGTGCTGACCCCGGACGCCGACGGCTGCGCGATCAGCATGGCCACCGGCGGCCACCCGCCCGCGGCGGTGATGCGCGCCGACGGCGGCGCCGAGTTCCTGGACCTGCCGGGTGGACAGCTGGTCGGCGCGCTGCCCGAAGCCAGGTTCGTGGACATCCGGGTGCGCATGGGGCCCGGCGACACCCTGCTGCTCTACAGCGACGGCCTCACCGAGGCCCGCACCCGCGGCCGGGTCCGCCACAGCGAGGAGGAACTCCTGGAGTTCCTGGGGACCATCGGCCCGACCACCGCGCCCGACGCGGTGACCGCGGTGACCGCCCTGCTCGCCGGGTTCGGCGACGGCGTCGACGACGACACCGCCCTGCTCTGCCTGAGCATCCCCGCGGGCGACCGGCCGTGA
- a CDS encoding alpha/beta hydrolase, with amino-acid sequence MDARGRNNVVVTGVADGPTVLLAHGFGCDQNLWRLVVPALAERFRVVLFDHVGAGGSDLSAWSERRYSTLDGYAADVLDICSELDLRDVVLVGHSVSAMIAVLAANRDPSRIAKLVLLTPSPCYIDDGDYRGGFSRADIDELLESLDSNYLGWSAVMAPVIMGNPDRPELGSELTESFCRTDPAIARVFAQTTFLSDNRADLTGVTVPTLVLQCSQDAIAPPEVGRFVHERIRGSELVTLDATGHCPQLSAPEATAAAITAFAGTP; translated from the coding sequence ATGGACGCGCGGGGCAGGAACAACGTGGTCGTGACCGGTGTTGCGGACGGGCCGACGGTGCTGCTCGCGCACGGCTTCGGCTGCGACCAGAACCTGTGGCGCCTGGTCGTGCCCGCGCTGGCCGAGCGGTTCCGGGTGGTGCTGTTCGACCACGTCGGCGCGGGCGGGTCGGACCTGTCGGCCTGGTCGGAGCGGCGGTACTCCACGCTCGACGGCTACGCCGCCGACGTCCTCGACATCTGCTCCGAACTCGACCTGCGCGACGTGGTGCTGGTCGGGCACTCGGTGTCGGCGATGATCGCCGTACTGGCGGCCAACCGCGACCCGTCCCGGATCGCGAAGCTGGTGCTGCTGACCCCGTCGCCGTGCTACATCGACGACGGCGACTACCGCGGCGGCTTCAGCCGCGCCGACATCGACGAGCTGCTGGAGTCCCTGGACAGCAACTACCTCGGCTGGTCGGCCGTCATGGCACCGGTGATCATGGGCAACCCCGACCGCCCGGAACTCGGGTCCGAGCTGACCGAGAGCTTCTGCCGCACCGATCCGGCGATCGCGCGGGTGTTCGCCCAGACCACGTTCCTGTCCGACAACCGAGCCGACCTGACCGGCGTCACCGTGCCCACGCTCGTCCTCCAGTGCTCCCAGGACGCCATCGCACCGCCCGAGGTGGGGCGGTTCGTGCACGAGCGGATCCGCGGCAGCGAACTCGTGACGCTGGACGCGACCGGGCACTGCCCGCAGCTCAGCGCGCCCGAGGCGACCGCCGCGGCCATCACGGCGTTCGCAGGCACACCGTGA